Proteins from one Oncorhynchus masou masou isolate Uvic2021 chromosome 12, UVic_Omas_1.1, whole genome shotgun sequence genomic window:
- the LOC135549589 gene encoding chromobox protein homolog 3-like isoform X1, translating to MKTSSPLVSQPNMGKKQNGKGKKEVLEAEPPEEYVVEKVMDQRIVNGKVEFFLKWKGFTEADNTWEPEDNLDCPELISAFLEAQKNVVEKPDSNKRKSSTDEPETEENKAKKKKDVSDKPRGFARSLDPERIIGATDSSGELMFLMKWKDSDEADLVPAREANTRCPQVVISFYEERLTWHSCPEDEAQ from the exons ATGAAAACCTCCTCCCCTCTTGTTTCGCAGCCTAACATGGGTAAAAAGCAGAATGGCAAAGGGAAGAAGGAGGTGCTGGAGGCGGAGCCGCCAGAGGAGTATGTTGTGGAGAAGGTGATGGACCAGCGCATCGTCAATGGGAAGGTGGAATTTTTCCTCAAGTGGAAAGGATTTACAGA AGCGGATAACACTTGGGAGCCAGAGGATAACCTGGACTGTCCCGAGCTGATCTCGGCCTTCCTGGAAGCCCAGAAGAATGTGGTAGAAAAGCCTGACTCCAACAAGAGGAAGTCCTCAACAGATGAGCCAGAGACTGAGGAAAACAAAGccaagaagaagaaggatgtg AGTGACAAGCCACGGGGCTTTGCCAGGAGCCTGGACCCAGAGAGGATCATCGGTGCAACTGACAGTAGTGGAGAACTTATGTTCTTGATGAAGTG GAAAGACTCGGACGAGGCAGACCTTGTCCCGGCCCGGGAGGCCAACACTCGCTGCCCTCAGGTGGTCATCTCCTTCTACGAGGAGAGGCTGACCTGGCACTCCTGTCCTGAGGATGAGGCGCAGTAG
- the LOC135549589 gene encoding chromobox protein homolog 3-like isoform X2, with protein MGKKQNGKGKKEVLEAEPPEEYVVEKVMDQRIVNGKVEFFLKWKGFTEADNTWEPEDNLDCPELISAFLEAQKNVVEKPDSNKRKSSTDEPETEENKAKKKKDVSDKPRGFARSLDPERIIGATDSSGELMFLMKWKDSDEADLVPAREANTRCPQVVISFYEERLTWHSCPEDEAQ; from the exons ATGGGTAAAAAGCAGAATGGCAAAGGGAAGAAGGAGGTGCTGGAGGCGGAGCCGCCAGAGGAGTATGTTGTGGAGAAGGTGATGGACCAGCGCATCGTCAATGGGAAGGTGGAATTTTTCCTCAAGTGGAAAGGATTTACAGA AGCGGATAACACTTGGGAGCCAGAGGATAACCTGGACTGTCCCGAGCTGATCTCGGCCTTCCTGGAAGCCCAGAAGAATGTGGTAGAAAAGCCTGACTCCAACAAGAGGAAGTCCTCAACAGATGAGCCAGAGACTGAGGAAAACAAAGccaagaagaagaaggatgtg AGTGACAAGCCACGGGGCTTTGCCAGGAGCCTGGACCCAGAGAGGATCATCGGTGCAACTGACAGTAGTGGAGAACTTATGTTCTTGATGAAGTG GAAAGACTCGGACGAGGCAGACCTTGTCCCGGCCCGGGAGGCCAACACTCGCTGCCCTCAGGTGGTCATCTCCTTCTACGAGGAGAGGCTGACCTGGCACTCCTGTCCTGAGGATGAGGCGCAGTAG